One window of Mesorhizobium loti R88b genomic DNA carries:
- a CDS encoding DMT family transporter, whose product MSRFKANSLLMLAAVIWGVGNVFHKTILAHLDPIAVVFLTSVIAALVTLPFAVRERAPLANTGWLPSVTRVVLLFALGCVVQQLSYVSTTVTNSSLLISASTVITPIAAWLIMRERPSALILFIAILTVVGSALLAGGFNGSATVGDAFAILTAICFAVWTVELGRHVQAHGHPFATAVAQFVGTAVATLPFALQGKMTFPAIAAAWPELIMLGVFSTAVGFCLQTSAQRYTTSSHAAVICSGEGVFAAISAAALLGERLSPDGFLGAGVILSCVLFAAVSAGPKLDPSVP is encoded by the coding sequence ATGTCCAGATTCAAGGCAAATTCCTTGCTGATGCTTGCCGCGGTTATTTGGGGGGTGGGCAATGTGTTCCACAAGACCATACTGGCCCACCTCGATCCGATCGCGGTTGTTTTCCTGACCAGCGTGATCGCCGCACTGGTGACGTTGCCGTTCGCGGTGCGGGAGCGTGCCCCCCTTGCCAACACCGGCTGGCTTCCAAGTGTGACGAGAGTGGTCCTGCTCTTTGCCCTCGGCTGCGTGGTCCAGCAACTTTCCTATGTCAGCACGACGGTGACGAATTCGAGCCTCCTCATCAGCGCTTCCACGGTCATCACGCCGATCGCCGCATGGCTGATCATGAGGGAGCGTCCAAGTGCACTGATCCTGTTCATAGCAATTCTGACGGTCGTGGGATCAGCCCTCCTGGCGGGCGGCTTCAATGGTTCTGCAACCGTTGGCGATGCGTTCGCCATCCTGACCGCAATCTGCTTTGCGGTGTGGACGGTCGAGCTCGGACGACATGTCCAGGCGCATGGCCATCCCTTCGCGACAGCGGTCGCGCAGTTCGTCGGTACGGCCGTTGCCACTCTGCCTTTCGCGCTGCAGGGGAAGATGACGTTTCCTGCAATTGCGGCAGCGTGGCCCGAGCTCATCATGCTGGGCGTATTCTCGACCGCCGTCGGCTTTTGCCTGCAGACTTCCGCACAGCGCTACACCACCTCGTCCCATGCGGCGGTGATCTGCAGCGGAGAGGGCGTATTCGCTGCTATTTCCGCCGCTGCCCTGCTCGGTGAGCGGCTTTCGCCCGACGGATTTCTGGGTGCGGGCGTCATTCTGTCCTGTGTACTCTTCGCCGCCGTCTCGGCGGGTCCAAAGCTCGATCCGTCAGTGCCGTGA
- a CDS encoding TIGR00730 family Rossman fold protein: protein MFGSPFDNSAEQIGRSYPSQRRIGTICVFGGAMLGNDPDHARCATILGEAIAAAGIRLVYGGGCDGLMGQVAIAAAEAGGAVVAITPQFLVERMRMLSSGCQTISVPDMSIRKQLMFDYADAFVALPGGIGTVEELTEVMTLRKLERHCKPLVLANFKGFWSPLLSVFDSMSEAGFMNSSTRCTQMVSATPQDILPLLQRSVRFEHNEPPKPVLLPTIPVLRRSHVSSAGPG, encoded by the coding sequence ATGTTCGGATCACCATTCGACAATTCCGCGGAACAGATCGGCCGTTCCTATCCCTCGCAGCGACGCATCGGCACGATCTGCGTTTTCGGCGGTGCCATGCTTGGCAACGATCCTGACCACGCCCGCTGCGCCACCATCCTTGGTGAGGCAATAGCCGCAGCCGGCATTCGCCTGGTCTATGGCGGCGGCTGTGACGGCCTGATGGGCCAGGTTGCCATTGCCGCTGCAGAAGCGGGTGGAGCGGTGGTCGCCATTACTCCGCAGTTCCTGGTCGAGCGTATGAGGATGCTGTCATCGGGATGCCAGACGATTTCAGTTCCCGACATGAGCATCCGCAAGCAGCTCATGTTCGACTACGCTGATGCCTTTGTGGCCTTGCCGGGTGGTATCGGCACCGTTGAGGAACTGACCGAGGTCATGACGCTTCGCAAGCTGGAACGGCACTGCAAGCCATTGGTCCTGGCGAATTTCAAGGGCTTCTGGTCGCCACTCCTCAGCGTCTTCGACAGCATGTCCGAGGCCGGCTTCATGAACTCGTCGACCCGATGCACGCAAATGGTTTCGGCAACCCCGCAGGACATCCTTCCGCTTCTTCAGCGCAGCGTCCGTTTCGAGCACAACGAACCGCCAAAGCCCGTCCTGTTGCCCACCATCCCTGTCTTGCGCAGATCCCATGTATCGAGTGCCGGCCCCGGATAG
- a CDS encoding caspase family protein produces the protein MQSGRALLAALATVLFFGAAPALAADLHGVALVIGESDYDSEALHDLTNPKNDARAMDDLLGNLGFDVHRALNDNRADLENDIQRFVRDAKGADVALVYYSGHGVEAGGADYLVPTDADISTPEKAGESLVPVQDLLEELAKTVPVTITLLDACRTNAFPKGTTIQLPGSAQMIDVATTGLGEMRGATPIAKPGVSKDSLGMVIGFAASPGEAALDGQAGGNSPYAAALLKHFGAGGYPFDELMTLVRQEVYLKTDGRQLPWTNSSLRRVLSFGAPAPTGDKDQEAIREGRRRLLLSIADTPADLRREVEAAAAKAAVPMDAIYGLLQALGQKVPSDPTELDQLLKAQTDTIKKAMAEHTALTSSDPEIARLSGLAQQALDEGALDLSVSFWEQAKDRYLVISKSLDAAEADLKSRRLEGGAVIASTAQAYVLKGDYPAAAENYRLAFDQVKKWDRATAATYKGGEADALKTQGYQKGDNDALKQAIAAYGDALELLPRASDRLLWARLQNSLGNALEPLGRREDGTDSLKAAAIAYRAALQEWTRDRVPLDWASAQNNLGNVFEALGEREGGTDSLSGAATAYRAALEEWTRDRVPLDWASAQNNLGVALNALGQRESGTDSLGAAVAAFHAALEEWTRDRVPLDWATAQNNLGNALVNLGRREAGTDSLDAAVTAYRAALEEWTRDRMPLNWASAQNNLGTALEALGGRESGTASLNAAVSALRAALKERTRERVPLDWAMSQNNLGNALEALGARESGTGSLDAAASAFRAALEEWTRERVPLDWARAQNNLGNALQLLGRRESGTASLKAAVTAYRAALEEETRDRVPLDWASVQQNLGSALLTLGERQDGETGADDWRAAIAAWQALAQVYTSDTDPERWASLQNEIGYQLVLLGERENDVTQFEAAIPVLRAGLAVQEMAEPKGSPGIQDSLCHALLGLGSRTSDRDSLTEAKSLCEAALAGEAAAGIDVSETQANLTAVNVALAKLD, from the coding sequence ATGCAATCCGGACGTGCGCTTCTTGCCGCTCTTGCAACGGTGCTGTTTTTTGGCGCCGCACCCGCGCTTGCCGCCGATCTTCATGGTGTGGCGTTGGTCATCGGCGAGAGCGACTATGACAGCGAGGCGCTTCACGACCTGACGAACCCCAAGAATGATGCGCGGGCGATGGACGACCTGCTGGGCAATCTCGGCTTCGATGTCCACCGCGCGCTGAACGACAACCGGGCCGACCTCGAAAACGATATCCAACGGTTCGTCCGCGACGCCAAGGGCGCCGATGTGGCTCTGGTCTACTATTCTGGCCACGGCGTCGAGGCCGGTGGCGCGGACTATCTGGTGCCGACCGATGCCGATATCTCGACACCGGAGAAGGCCGGTGAGAGCCTGGTGCCGGTGCAAGACCTGCTCGAAGAACTGGCCAAAACCGTGCCGGTGACGATCACGCTGCTCGATGCCTGCCGCACCAATGCTTTCCCGAAAGGCACGACGATCCAGCTGCCCGGCAGCGCACAGATGATCGATGTCGCGACCACCGGGCTCGGCGAGATGCGTGGCGCGACGCCCATCGCCAAGCCCGGCGTGTCCAAGGACAGCCTCGGCATGGTGATCGGCTTTGCCGCGTCGCCTGGCGAAGCGGCGCTCGACGGCCAGGCGGGCGGCAACTCGCCCTATGCGGCGGCGCTGCTCAAGCATTTTGGCGCCGGCGGCTATCCGTTCGACGAACTTATGACGCTGGTGCGGCAGGAGGTCTATCTCAAGACCGATGGCCGGCAACTGCCATGGACCAATTCGTCCCTGCGGCGGGTGCTGAGCTTTGGTGCTCCGGCGCCCACGGGCGACAAGGACCAGGAGGCCATTCGCGAAGGCAGGCGGCGCTTGCTGCTCAGCATCGCCGACACGCCGGCCGATCTGCGCCGCGAAGTGGAAGCGGCCGCCGCCAAAGCGGCCGTGCCGATGGACGCCATTTACGGCCTGCTGCAGGCGCTGGGGCAGAAAGTGCCGAGCGATCCGACCGAGCTCGATCAGTTGCTGAAGGCGCAGACCGACACCATCAAGAAGGCGATGGCCGAACACACGGCGCTGACCAGCAGCGATCCGGAAATCGCCCGGCTCTCCGGCCTGGCGCAACAGGCGCTCGACGAGGGCGCGCTCGATCTCAGCGTCAGCTTCTGGGAGCAGGCCAAGGACAGATACCTCGTGATCAGCAAGAGCCTCGATGCAGCGGAGGCCGATCTCAAATCGAGGCGACTCGAAGGCGGTGCGGTGATCGCCAGCACGGCGCAGGCTTATGTCCTCAAGGGCGACTATCCCGCAGCGGCAGAGAACTATCGACTGGCCTTCGATCAGGTCAAGAAATGGGACAGGGCAACGGCGGCGACCTACAAGGGCGGCGAGGCGGATGCACTCAAGACCCAAGGCTATCAGAAGGGCGACAACGACGCCCTGAAACAGGCGATCGCTGCCTATGGCGACGCGCTGGAATTGTTGCCGCGCGCCTCCGACCGCCTCCTTTGGGCACGGCTGCAGAACAGCCTCGGCAACGCGCTTGAGCCGCTGGGCAGGCGCGAAGACGGTACCGATAGCCTGAAAGCCGCTGCCATCGCCTATCGTGCCGCACTGCAGGAATGGACCCGCGACCGTGTGCCGCTCGACTGGGCGAGCGCGCAGAACAATCTCGGCAATGTGTTCGAGGCGCTCGGCGAGCGCGAGGGCGGAACCGACAGTCTGAGCGGTGCCGCCACCGCCTATCGCGCAGCACTGGAAGAATGGACCCGCGACCGGGTGCCGCTCGACTGGGCCAGCGCACAGAACAATTTGGGCGTCGCGCTCAATGCATTGGGCCAGCGCGAGAGTGGAACCGACAGCCTGGGTGCCGCGGTCGCCGCCTTTCACGCCGCGCTGGAGGAATGGACCCGCGACCGGGTGCCGCTCGACTGGGCCACGGCACAGAACAACCTCGGAAATGCGCTGGTCAATCTGGGCAGACGCGAGGCGGGAACCGACAGCCTAGATGCTGCCGTCACCGCGTATCGCGCTGCCTTGGAGGAATGGACCCGCGATCGTATGCCCCTCAATTGGGCTAGCGCGCAAAACAACCTCGGCACCGCGCTTGAGGCGCTTGGCGGGCGTGAGAGTGGAACCGCCAGCCTGAATGCCGCCGTCAGCGCTCTCAGAGCTGCACTCAAGGAACGGACGCGCGAGCGAGTGCCGCTCGACTGGGCGATGTCGCAGAACAATCTTGGCAATGCGCTGGAGGCGCTCGGCGCGCGCGAAAGTGGAACCGGCAGTCTGGATGCTGCTGCCAGCGCCTTTCGCGCCGCGTTGGAGGAATGGACCCGAGAGAGGGTGCCGCTCGACTGGGCCAGAGCCCAGAACAATCTCGGCAACGCACTCCAGTTGCTGGGCAGGCGCGAAAGCGGAACGGCCAGCCTGAAGGCTGCCGTCACCGCCTATCGCGCCGCGCTAGAAGAGGAGACCCGCGATCGCGTGCCGCTGGACTGGGCCAGCGTGCAGCAAAATCTGGGAAGCGCACTGCTTACGTTGGGCGAGCGGCAGGACGGAGAAACCGGTGCAGACGACTGGCGCGCAGCGATCGCTGCCTGGCAGGCCTTGGCGCAGGTTTACACCAGCGACACTGACCCGGAGCGATGGGCGTCTCTGCAAAACGAGATCGGCTATCAACTCGTGCTGTTGGGCGAGCGCGAGAACGATGTGACGCAGTTCGAGGCAGCCATCCCGGTCCTAAGGGCCGGGCTCGCCGTCCAGGAAATGGCGGAACCCAAGGGTTCCCCTGGTATCCAGGACAGCCTCTGTCACGCATTGCTTGGGCTCGGCAGCCGCACAAGTGACCGCGACAGTCTGACGGAAGCCAAATCGCTCTGCGAAGCCGCACTGGCCGGGGAGGCGGCGGCCGGCATCGACGTCAGTGAGACACAGGCCAATCTCACTGCGGTCAACGTTGCCCTGGCAAAGCTGGACTAG
- a CDS encoding caspase family protein: protein MVKNVPLSGKQAQISLSPGELGDSGIASVTAIDMAGLARAPIEFSLGTRNQKGKGRLFALAVGIDKYPLMPGSDLKYAVSDAKRVASTVHASAHYSGVKIETLLDQAASTETIKAGLDDIVERAQPGDTIVLAFAGHGLLDTHGHLRLALSATTTKAIEETTLDFDEIASRAAKAQARAVVLLDVCHAGASGQINVASNDDAVNLLTTRSGTGVVIISASKGRQFSEEAASIGGGRFSVAFQHALTDQRRQTDSDGNGRISVNELYGALKSRVAEQTNGRQIPWLSRNEIFGDFDLF, encoded by the coding sequence GTGGTCAAAAACGTCCCGCTCAGTGGCAAGCAAGCGCAAATCTCGCTCTCGCCCGGTGAGCTGGGCGACAGCGGCATTGCAAGCGTGACGGCGATCGACATGGCTGGCCTGGCACGCGCTCCGATCGAATTCAGTCTTGGCACCCGTAACCAGAAAGGCAAAGGGCGGCTGTTCGCGCTTGCCGTTGGCATCGACAAGTACCCCTTGATGCCTGGAAGTGACCTCAAATACGCGGTCTCGGATGCGAAGCGCGTGGCGTCCACCGTGCATGCGAGCGCGCATTACAGCGGCGTCAAAATCGAAACGCTCCTCGATCAAGCCGCATCCACCGAAACCATTAAGGCCGGGCTGGACGATATCGTTGAACGGGCGCAACCCGGCGACACCATAGTGCTGGCTTTCGCGGGCCACGGTCTGCTCGACACCCACGGTCACCTCAGGCTCGCACTGTCTGCGACGACAACGAAAGCAATCGAAGAAACCACGCTCGACTTCGACGAGATTGCGTCCCGAGCCGCGAAAGCCCAGGCCCGCGCGGTGGTTTTGCTCGATGTCTGCCACGCAGGCGCCTCTGGTCAGATCAATGTTGCGTCTAACGACGATGCCGTGAATTTGCTCACCACCCGATCCGGCACGGGCGTCGTCATCATATCGGCCTCCAAGGGCCGGCAATTCAGCGAGGAGGCCGCCTCGATCGGTGGCGGCCGTTTTTCGGTGGCATTCCAGCACGCTTTGACCGACCAACGTCGCCAGACCGACAGCGACGGCAATGGGAGAATAAGCGTCAACGAACTCTACGGCGCGCTGAAATCTCGCGTCGCCGAACAAACCAATGGCCGCCAGATCCCTTGGTTGTCCCGCAACGAGATCTTCGGTGATTTTGATCTGTTTTAG